A genomic stretch from Xiphophorus maculatus strain JP 163 A chromosome 16, X_maculatus-5.0-male, whole genome shotgun sequence includes:
- the LOC102229092 gene encoding arf-GAP with dual PH domain-containing protein 1-like isoform X2: protein MTNERNKKILLELVKQPENSRCADCGAPEPDWASYKIGVFVCLNCSGIHRSLSSRVKSIRLDNWEDDLVEFMKSTGNENARAVYEKAVPPYYYRPLENDCNVLRDQWIRAKYQRMEFNGETKYPPLAYTTGFHEGILWKKGKDNMQFQKRKFVLSEREFTLSYYNKEDESKGPKAVISIKDLNATFQPQKIGHSHGLQITYQDENKTRNLYVYHESSEEIVIWYNSIRAARYAYLKTAYPTGSDEDLVPMITRNYLKEGYMEKTGPLDAEELGVIFIGTESNGYSVKECVPKHARGNKWKCGIMVETPERQFVFMCEQEREQKQWLNVLRKVLSRPMSPQDYSAQAHIRHKR from the exons AGCCAGATTGGGCATCCTATAAGATCGGTGTGTTTGTATGTCTGAACTGCTCTGGGATCCACCGCAGCCTGTCCAGTCGGGTCAAATCCATCCGGCTAGACAACTGGGAGGATGACCTGGTTGAG TTCATGAAATCCACCGGGAATGAGAATGCCCGAGCTGTGTATGAGAAAGCCGTTCCACCGTACTACTACCGGCCTCTGGAAAACGACTGCAA CGTCCTGAGGGATCAGTGGATCCGAGCTAAATATCAGAGGATGGAGTTCAACGGGGAAACCAAGTATCCACCGCTGGCGTATACAACAG GCTTCCATGAAGGAATTTTGTGGAAGAAAGGGAAAGATAACATGCAGTTTCAGAAGAGGAAGTTTGTGCTGTCAGAGCGGGAATTCACCCTGTCGTACTACAACAAGGAAGAT GAGTCAAAAGGCCCTAAAGCTGTAATCTCCATCAAGGATCTGAACGCCACCTTTCAGCCACAGAAGATCGGTCATTCTCATGGGCTGCAGATTACATACCaggatgaaaataaaaccaggaaCCTCTATGTCTACCACGAGAGCTCTGAG GAAATAGTAATCTGGTACAACTCCATCCGGGCTGCTCGCTATGCATACCTGAAGACCGCATATCCGACTGGTAGCGATGAGGAC CTTGTGCCAATGATAACAAGAAATTATCTAAAAGAGGGGTACATGGAAAAGACGGGGCCCTTG GACGCAGAGGAGTTAGGGGTCATTTTCATCGGGACAGAGAGCAACGGCTACTCCGTGAAGGAGTGTGTCCCGAAGCACGCGCGGGGCAACAAGTGGAAGTGCGGCATCATGGTGGAGACGCCGGAGCGCCAGTTTGTGTTCATGTGCGAGCAGGAGAGGGAGCAGAAACAGTGGCTGAACGTCCTGAGAAAGGTGCTGTCCAGGCCCATGTCACCACAAGATTACTCCG CTCAAGCCCATATAAGGCATAAGAGATGA
- the LOC102229092 gene encoding arf-GAP with dual PH domain-containing protein 1-like isoform X1: MTNERNKKILLELVKQPENSRCADCGAPEPDWASYKIGVFVCLNCSGIHRSLSSRVKSIRLDNWEDDLVEFMKSTGNENARAVYEKAVPPYYYRPLENDCNVLRDQWIRAKYQRMEFNGETKYPPLAYTTGFHEGILWKKGKDNMQFQKRKFVLSEREFTLSYYNKEDESKGPKAVISIKDLNATFQPQKIGHSHGLQITYQDENKTRNLYVYHESSEEIVIWYNSIRAARYAYLKTAYPTGSDEDLVPMITRNYLKEGYMEKTGPLQKESFKKRWFILDSQNRKLLYFKDQLDAEELGVIFIGTESNGYSVKECVPKHARGNKWKCGIMVETPERQFVFMCEQEREQKQWLNVLRKVLSRPMSPQDYSAQAHIRHKR, translated from the exons AGCCAGATTGGGCATCCTATAAGATCGGTGTGTTTGTATGTCTGAACTGCTCTGGGATCCACCGCAGCCTGTCCAGTCGGGTCAAATCCATCCGGCTAGACAACTGGGAGGATGACCTGGTTGAG TTCATGAAATCCACCGGGAATGAGAATGCCCGAGCTGTGTATGAGAAAGCCGTTCCACCGTACTACTACCGGCCTCTGGAAAACGACTGCAA CGTCCTGAGGGATCAGTGGATCCGAGCTAAATATCAGAGGATGGAGTTCAACGGGGAAACCAAGTATCCACCGCTGGCGTATACAACAG GCTTCCATGAAGGAATTTTGTGGAAGAAAGGGAAAGATAACATGCAGTTTCAGAAGAGGAAGTTTGTGCTGTCAGAGCGGGAATTCACCCTGTCGTACTACAACAAGGAAGAT GAGTCAAAAGGCCCTAAAGCTGTAATCTCCATCAAGGATCTGAACGCCACCTTTCAGCCACAGAAGATCGGTCATTCTCATGGGCTGCAGATTACATACCaggatgaaaataaaaccaggaaCCTCTATGTCTACCACGAGAGCTCTGAG GAAATAGTAATCTGGTACAACTCCATCCGGGCTGCTCGCTATGCATACCTGAAGACCGCATATCCGACTGGTAGCGATGAGGAC CTTGTGCCAATGATAACAAGAAATTATCTAAAAGAGGGGTACATGGAAAAGACGGGGCCCTTG CAGAAGGAGTCTTTCAAAAAACGCTGGTTTATTTTGGACTCTCAAAACAGGAAGCTGCTCTACTTCAAAGACCAACTG GACGCAGAGGAGTTAGGGGTCATTTTCATCGGGACAGAGAGCAACGGCTACTCCGTGAAGGAGTGTGTCCCGAAGCACGCGCGGGGCAACAAGTGGAAGTGCGGCATCATGGTGGAGACGCCGGAGCGCCAGTTTGTGTTCATGTGCGAGCAGGAGAGGGAGCAGAAACAGTGGCTGAACGTCCTGAGAAAGGTGCTGTCCAGGCCCATGTCACCACAAGATTACTCCG CTCAAGCCCATATAAGGCATAAGAGATGA